From the genome of Streptomyces ficellus:
GGCCCGGCGCGCCGCGTGACCCTCACGTCGCGCCACGTACCTGTCAGGACCGGTGTCCTCCGCACCGCCCCGCAGGGCCGGCGCCGTTACAGGGGCAGCAGGTCCGGTCGCTTGGCGGAGACGTGGTCGCCGGACGACTCGCCGCGCAGCCTGCGGCCGATCCAGGGGACCAGGTACTCGCGTGCCCAGTTGATGTCGTCGCGGCGCAGTTCGAGGGGGCCGCGCGGCGGCAGCGGTGGCCAGGGCTGGTCGGGGTCGGCGGGGACGTCCACGCCCAGGACCTGGCCGGCCCGGAGCGCGACCCGGGTGTGGCCCTCGGGAGACAGGTGCAGCCGGTCGTCGTCCCAGGCGCGCCGGTCCTGGACGGTCTTGAGGGACCACAGGTCCAGCACCGGGCACCCGTACCGGTCCGCGATCGCGCGCACGTGCCCGTTGTACGTGGCGATCTTGCCGCGGAGCCGGCGCAGCACCGGCACGGTCCTGGTGTCGAACCCGGTCGTGACCAGGACGGTGCCGACCACGGACGTCAGGTCGGCGACGGCGCGCTCGAAGCGTTCGGCGACCTCGTCGGGGTCGCTGCCGGGGCGGATGATGTCGTTGCCGCCGGCGCAGAAGGTCACCAGGTCCGGGGCGAGTTGCCGGGCCCGCGGCACCTGTTCGGCCACGATCTGGTCGAGGAGGCGTCCGCGTACGGCGAGATTGGCGTACCGGAATCCCTCGGTCTCCGGCAGCCGGTCCGCGAGCAGCACCGCGAGACGGTCCGCCCAGCCGACGAACGTTCCGTCGGGGCCGGGGTCTCCGACGCCTTCGGTGAAGCTGTCACCGATCGCCGCGTACGACCCGAATACGTCACGGTCTCTGAATGTCGAATCGTCTGCCACGGGAGCACATCCTTCACCGGGAGATGTGACCTACGCGACCGTAAGGAGGGGTTGACGGGGGGTGATGTTTGCCACCGGTCAAGATTGTCCCAAGCGCGGAATACGACTCCGCCCGGCACCGGGACGCGGTGCCGGGCGGAGGAACGTTCGCGTCAGAGCGAGACGCCGTGCTGGCGCAGGTACGCAAGCGGGTCGATGTCCGAGCCGTAGTTGGGGCTGGTCCGGATCTCGAAGTGCAGGTGCGGGCCGGTGGAGTTGCCGGTGGAACCGGACAGGCCGATCTGCTGGCCGCCGCTCACCGACTGGCCGGAGGAGACGGACAGCGAGGAGAGGTGGGCGTACTGCGAGTAGTTGCCGTCGGCGTGCTTGATGACGACCTCGTTGCCGTAGGCGCCGCTCCAGCCGGCCGAGACGACGGTGCCCGCGCCGACGGCCTTGACGGTCGTGCCGGAGGAGGCCGAGAAGTCGACACCGGTGTGGTAGCCGGAGGACCAGCTGGAGCCGGAGGCGCGGTAGGAGGTGCTGACGCCGGCGTCGACCGGGGCGGTGAAGCCGGAGCCGCTGGTCTTCGGGGCGGACTGGGCCGGGGCCTCGGACTTGGCGGCGGAGCGCGAGGCGCGGCTCTCGTCGCGGTCGTCCGCCTTGGGCTTGGCCGGGGCGGCCTTCGCGGGGGCGGCCTTCGACTTGGCGCCGAGGGTGAGCTCCATGCCCGGGATGATCAGGGACGGGTCCTCGCCGATGACCTGGCGGTTGTCCTGGTACAGCTTCTTCCAGCCGCCCTTGACGTTCTTGTTGTGGGCGATCTTGGAGAGGTGGTCGCCGGAGACGACCGTGTAGGTGCGCGGCGCGGCCTTCTGCGGGGCGGCCTGGGCGGCTTCGGCGGTCACGGCCTGCGGCGCGGCGGCGGGGGCGGCCTGCTCGGCGGCGTGCGCGCCGGTGGCCCCGAAGAGCGGGAGCGCGAAGGCCGCGCCACCCGTACCGGCGGCGACGAAACCACGCGTGATGGTGCTGGACTTGGGACGGCGGTGCTTACCCTTCGCGGGCATGGCGATTTCCTCTCCGGCGCCTGCGAGGTGAGCTGTCGGGTTCGGACTGGAGTTGTCCGGCCGCGTCATGGACGCGACTTCACCCCGAGCCGGTCCCGGAAATCCGGGTCGGCGTACTACCTGGGTCCCCCGCTCCTGCCACGCGTGGGTGGGTGCGAATTCCGACCGGTGGCAGGATTCGGCGGTCCGGCCGGATTGCCGAGACCGTAAGCGAGTGGGGTCGGCGTGAACAAGCCGCTGATTTCCCCACCGCATTCCGGGCGGTGGTGAAGCCCGGGAATTCCGGTCACCCTCCGTGGACAAGGGATCATGAATTCCCGCTGTGGGCACGGAATTTGTGGAGGGTGTCCCGCCACGGACGGTCACAGTTATGACGCTGCTCACGTGGCTCCGGCCATCTCCCGGGCGACCAGGGCACGTTATACCCAATCACCCAATACGGACAGAACAGCCATTAGCTGACGAGTCTTGCCAATCCCACCGCGTAGGCGGCTGGATGCGGCAGCCCCGGTCCGCGCAGCGCCGGGTTCACGAACACCATCGAAGACCTACGAAGTGGGACAGAAGCGCATCTACCGTCTCCGGTCCATGGGCCGCGACGGCCCGGCTGCGGGCTCGTCCACCCCCCGCGACCATGGGAAGGGCAACGGATGTGCGACGCGCACGGAGATTGATTGCCCGACGCACCGATGTCGTATCGTCGGATCGCGAACATCGTCGGCGGCGGACGCCGACCGCAGACACGGAGGAGCCCCCGTGACGCAGGAGCTGCCGCAGGTCCCGTCGACAGAGCCCGAGCTGACCGGGGTGCGCAACTTCCGTGACGTCGGCGGGCTTCCGACGGTGGACGGCCGGCGGGTGCGCCACGGGATCCTGTACCGCAGCGGCCACCTCGCGCACGCCACGGGCACGGACGCCGCCTTCCTCGCTGGTCTCGGTCTGCACACGATCTTCGACTTCCGCAACGCCGCCGACCAGAAGCTGGAAGGTCCGGACGTCGAGCTCCCGGGCGTACGGAACGTGAACATCCCGCTCTCCGACCCGGCCGACGGCGCGGAATTCTGGACCATGGTCCGGGACGGCGACCTCGACCAGCTGCGCTCCATCCTGGCGGACGGCAAGGGCGCGGCCCGGATGACGGCCTCGTACCGCATGATCATCAAGGAGCGCACCGCCGAGCACAGCCGGGTCCTCCACGCGCTCGCCGAGGACAGCGTCCCCGCCCTGATGCACTGCGCGGCGGGCAAGGACCGGGCCGGGCTCTCCATAGCGGTGTCCCTGCTCGCGGTCGGCGTCGAGCGCGACGCGATCGAGGAGGACTACCTCAAGTCCAACGACCCGCACCGCCGCTACAAGGTGCGCCGCAGCGACACCTCCCCCGCCGCGATGTCCCCCCAGGTCATGGAGCTGCTCAGCCCGCTCTTCGAGGCCCGCATCGACTACCTGACGGCGGCCTTCACCACGATCGAGGAGACCTGGGGCTCGACCGAGCGGTACCTGACCGAGGGCCTGAAAATCAGCCCCGAGACGCGCGAGCGGCTCCGCGAGCGGCTCCTCGACCAGGGCTGAGCCCCACGCCCGCCGCCGGTCAGCGGCGGTGGGCGTCCGTGCCGAGGCACAGGTCCGCCGCGGCGCTCTGCATAAGGGTGTGGACGAACAGCAGCTCGGCCCCGGCCCGGGTCGCCGCGGCGATCCGGTGCGGGGTCAGCGAGTCGAAGTGGGCACTGTCCCCGGGGTCGAGCACGTGCACCGCCTCACCGAGGGCCAGCCGCACCCGGCCGTCGAGGACGTACAGCCACTCCTCCCCCGGGTGTACGCGCACGAGGTCGCCCGGCGCCGCATACGGCACGCGGACGCGCAGCGCCTGCATCGCCCGCCCGGGGCCGCCGGCCTGGTGGTAGATCCAGCCGTCCGCCTCGGCGGGCTCGGCCCGGCCGCCCCGGACGATGGGGTCGCGCTCGGGCGGCACCTCGCCGAGCAGCTCGGACACGGTCGCGCCGTAGGTACGGGCCAGCCCGAGCAGCATCGGCAGCGAGGGCTGGCGGCGGCCGGTCTCCAGGCGGGACAGGTGGGCCGGGGAGAGCCCGGCGCGCCGCGCGGCGGCCTCCAGGGTCAGCCCCCGGCGCCTGCGCAACGCCCGCAGCTGCGGCGCGACGTCCGGCAGCGCGCCGCCGCCTTCGTTCTCCTCCGCCGGCGATGAGGCGTCCGGCGACCCGGGGTACGGCGACCCGGGGTCCGGCGACCCGGAGTCCGGCGAGGGTGCGGGAGAGGTGTTCATGGCTCCATTGCGCCAGGCTTCTGCCTCAGAGGCAAGCCGGTTGCCCCTGAGGCAGGAGGCAGAGGGCGGCGGGCAGGAGACAGGGGCTCAGCGGTTGGCGACCGCCTGCTTGACCAGCGTCTTGCCGAAGTCCCACATCAGGCCGCCGCCGCTGTGCGCCTCGTCCATGACGGTGGTGAACGCCGCCACGAAACGGTCCACCTCCCGCTCGCCGATGATCAGCGGCGGGATCAGCTTGATGACCTCCAGGCGGTCGCCCGAGACCTGGGTGAGGATGCGGTGCCGTTGCAGCAGCGGGACCACGACCATCTGGGCGAAGAGCCCCTTGCGGGCCGCCTGGAGCATGGTCCACCGGCCGCGCAGGCCGAGCGAGGACGGGCGGCCGAACTCGATGCCGATCATCAGGCCTCGGCCCCGCACCTCGTGCAGCATCTCGTAGCGGTCGACCAGCGCGGCGAGCCGGGACTTCAGCTGCTCACCGGTCCGCCGGGCGTTGGCCACGATCTCCTCGTCGTCCATCACGGACAGGACCGCGAGCCCCGCCGCCATGGCCTGGGCGTTGGAGCCGAAGCTGGCCGAGTGGATGAGCGTCCGGTCGAGCGACGAGTAGACGCGTCTGAAGATCCAGTCCTTGCCCAGCGTGGCGCCGACCGGCACGTAGCCGCCCGACAGGGCCTTGGCGACGCACACCAGGTCCGGCTCCACACCGTCCTCGTGCTGGTAGCCGTAGAAGGCGCCGGTCCGGCCGAGGCCGGTCTGGACCTCGTCGGCGATGAGCAGCGCCTTGTGCCGGTGGAGCAGGTCCTGCGCGGCGCGCAGGAACCCGGGAGGGGTCTCGTGCACGCCCTTGCCCTGGATGGGCTCGACGATGAACGCGGCCACGTCGCCGCGCTTCAGCTCCCGCTCCAGCGCGTCCAGGTCGCCCAGCTCGATGGCGGTGTCGGGCAGCAGCGGGTCGAAGCCGTCGCGGAAGCAGCTCTCACCGTTGACCGAGAGGGAGCCGGTGGTCAGTCCGTGGAAGGCGTGCGAGCAGTACAGGACGCGGGGCCTGCCGGTGGCGCACCGGGCGAACTTCAGCGCGGTCTCCACCGCCTCCGTGCCGCTGTTGGAGAAGAAGGCCCGGTCCAGGTGCGGCGAGCGGGCGAGGAGCCGCTCGGCGAGCAGTCCGGGCAGGGGCGGGCAGTCGAAGCGGGTGAGGTCGGCGAGCTCCGCGTCGAGGACGTCGTGGAGGGCCTTGCGTACGACGGGGTGGTGGCGGCCGAGGCCCATGACGCCGAAGCCGGCGAGCATGTCGAGGTAGTCGTTGTCCTCGGTGTCCCAGAAGTAGGCGCCTTCGGCGCGTTCGTAGGTGTTGTCGAAGCCGATCGTCTGGAGCATCCGCGGCAGCTGCGGATTGAGGTGGCGGGCGTGCAGCTCGTAGCCCTCGGTGCCGCGCTCGGCGAGCAGTGCGGCCAGATCGAACTTCTTGCTCATGCGTCGTTCTCCTTGCCTGCCAGGGCTGCGCTGATCCGCCCCGCGATCTCCACCGGGGTGAGTCCGATGTCGGCCAGCACTTCGCCGCGCTTGGCGTGGGCGAGGAACTGTTCCGGGATGCCGAAGGTGCGCAGGGGTACGTCGGTGCCGGCGTCCCGCAGCGCCTGGCCGACCGCCCAGCCGACGCCGCCGCTGCGGACGTTGTCCTCGACGACGGCGACCAGCCGGTGCGTGGCGGCGAGCGGGGCGAGCCGCTCGTCGACGGGCTTGACCCACCGCGGGTCGACGACGGTGCAGCCGATGCCGCGTTCCGCGAGCAGTTCGGCGGCCCCGAGGCAGACGGCCGCCATGACACCGACGGCGACCAGCAGCACCTCGGGACGCCCGTCCGGGCGGCGCAGCACGTCCATGCCGCCGACGCGGCCGACGGCGGGCACGGCGGGTCCCGCCTGCTCCTTGGGGAACCGGACCAGGGTCGGCGCGTCGCGTACGTCGACCGCCTCGCGCAGCTGGGAGCGCAACTGGGCGGGGTCGCGCGGGGCGGCGATCCGCAGCCCGGGGACGGCCTGGAGGACGGACAGGTCCCACATGCCGTTGTGCGAGGGGCCGTCCGTGCCGGTGACACCGGCGCGGTCCAGGACGAAGGTGACGCCGCACCGGTGGAGGGCCACGTCCATCAGGAGCTGGTCGAAGGCCCGGTTGAGGAAGGTGGCGTAGACGGCGACGACCGGGTGCAGCCCTCCGGTGGCGAGTCCGGCCGCGCAGACGGCCGCGTGCTGCTCGGCGATGCCGACGTCCCACACCCGGTCGGGGAACCGCTCGGCGAACCGGGTCAGCCCGACGGGGTGCAGCATCGCGGCGGTGAGGGCGACGACGTCCGGCCGCTCGGCCCCGATCTCGGCGATGGCCTCGCCGAACACGGACGTCCAGGACGGGCCGGCGGCGGGTGTGAGCGGCTCGCAGGTGAGCGGGTCCATGGCGCCGACAGCGTGGAAGTGGTCGGCCTCGTCCTCCAGGGCCGGCCCGTAGCCGTGGCCCTTCTGGGTCAGGCAGTGGACGAGGACGGGGCCGTGGAAGCGCTTGGCGCTGCGCAGGGCGGCCTCGACGGCGGCGATGTCGTGCCCGTCGACCGGGCCGACGTACTTCAGTCCCAGGTCCTCGAACATGCCCTGGGGGGCGATGAAGTCCTTGAAGCCCTTCTTGGCGCCGTGCAGCGACCCGTACAGCGGCGGTCCGATGACGGGCGTGTGGCGCAGGACGTCCTTGCCCCACTCGAGGAACCGCTCGTAGCCGTCGGTGGTGCGCAGGGTGGAGAGGTGCCCGGCGAGGCCGCCGATGGTGGGCGCGTAGGATCGCTCGTTGTCGTTGACGACGACGATGAGGGGGCGGTCCTTGGCGGCGGCGATGTTGTTGAGGGCCTCCCAGGCCATGCCGCCGGTGAGGGCGCCGTCTCCGATGACGGCGACGACGTGCTCGTCGCCGCCGCGCAGGTCGCGCGCCTTGGCGAGGCCGTCGGCCCAGCCGAGGGCGGTGGAGGCGTGGGAGTTCTCGATGACGTCGTGCTCGGACTCCTCGCGCGAGGGGTAGCCGGACAGGCCTCCCTTGCCTCGCAGCTTGGAGAAGTCCTGGCGGCCGGTGAGCAGTTTGTGGACGTAGGCCTGGTGGCCGGTGTCCCACAGGAGGCGGTCGACGGGCGAGTCGAACACCCGGTGCAGGGCGATGGTCAGTTCGACGACGCCCAGGTTGGGGCCGAGGTGGCCGCCGGTGCGGGCGACGGCCCGTACGAGGAACTCCCTGATCTCGTCGGCCAGTTCGTCGAGCTTGGCGCCGTCCAGCGCCTTGAGGTCGCGCGGCTCCCGAATGCTTTCGAGGATCGTCACGCTCGGGCCCCTCTCTGCTGCGGTCAGCTGACGGTGACGGCGGGTTCGCCGGAGGTCACGCCGTCCTTCTCCATCTGCTCGGCGATCTTCAGCGCCTCTTCGATCAGCGTCTCGACGATCTTGGACTCGGGGACGGTCTTGATGACCTCGCCCTTCACGAAGATCTGCCCCTTGCCGTTGCCCGAGGCGACACCGAGGTCGGCCTCACGGGCCTCGCCCGGGCCGTTGACGACGCAGCCCATGACCGCGACGCGCAGCGGGACCTCCATGCCCTCCAGGCCCGCGCTGACCTGGTCGGCCAGCTTGTAGACGTCGACCTGGGCACGCCCGCACGACGGGCAGGACACGATCTCCAGTCGGCGCCGGCGGAGGTTGAGGGATTCGAGGATCTGGATGCCGACCTTGACCTCCTCGGCCGGCGGGGCCGACAGGGAGACGCGGATGGTGTCGCCGATGCCCTCGGACAGCAGGGCGCCGAAGGCGACGGCCGACTTGATGGTGCCCTGGAACGCCGGGCCGGCCTCAGTGACGCCGAGGTGCAGCGGATAGTCACACGCCGCCGCCAGCCGGCGGTAGGCCTCGATCATCACCACCGGGTCGTTGTGCTTGACCGAGATCTTGATGTCGCGGAAGCCGTGCTCCTCGAACAGGGACGCCTCCCAGAGGGCCGACTCGACGAGCGCCTCCGGGGTGGCCCTGCCGTACTTCTCCAGCAGGCGGCGGTCCAGGGAGCCCGCGTTGACGCCGATGCGGATCGGGGTGCCCGCGTCCCGCGCCGCCTTGGCGATCTCCTTGACCTTGTCGTCGAACTGCTTGATGTTGCCCGGGTTGACCCGGACGGCAGCGCAGCCCGCGTCGATGGCGGCGAAGACGTACTTCGGCTGGAAGTGGATGTCGGCGATGACCGGGATCCGCGACTTGCGGGCGATGACCGGCAGCGCGTCCGCGTCGTCCTGCGCTGGGCAGGCGACGCGGACGATCTGGCAGCCGGACGCGGTCAGCTCGGCGATCTGCTGGAGCGTGGCACCGATGTCGGAGGTGCGCGTCGTCGTCATCGACTGCACCGACACGGGCGCGTCGCCGCCCACGGCCACCGAGCCGACCCGGATCCGCCGTGCGGCGCGGCGCTCGGCGAGTGGCCGGGGCGGCGGCGTGGGCAGCCCGAGGCCCACGGGCTCCGGCATCACCTCACCCCCGGCTTCCGGAGACCGTTTCGCGGGCGGCGCGCAGGGACTCCTTGAGCGAGCCCATGGTGGCGAGGACGGCGGTCGGCTCGTAGCCGCAGTGCGCCATGCAGTTGGCGCAGCGCGGGTCCTTGCCCCGGCCGTACTTGTCCCAGTCGGTCTCCTCGACGAGCTCCCGGTACGTCGGGACGTACCCGTCGGACATCAGGTAGCAGGGCCGCTGCCAGCCGAAGAGCGAGTAGTTGGGGATCGCCCAGGCGGTGCAGGGGAAGTCGGCCTTGCCCTCCAGGAAGTCGAGGAAGAGCGGGGAGTGGTTGAGGCGCCAGCGCCGCCGGTTGCCGCCCGCGAAGGACTTCCGGAACAGTTCACGGGTCTGCTCGACGCCCAGGAAGTGCTCCTGGTCCGGCGCCTTCTCGTAGGCGTAGGCGGGCGAGATCATCATCTCGTCGACCTTGAGGTCGTCGTTGAGGTAGTTGAGCACCTCGATGACGGTCTGCGGGGTGTCGGTGTTGAAGAAGGTGGAGTTGGTGGTGACCCGGAAGCCGCGCCGCTTGGCCTCCTTGATGGCCTCCACCGCCTCGTCGAACACGCCCTCCTTGGCGACCGACTCGTCGTGCCGCTCGCGCAGGCCGTCGATGTGCACGGCGAAGGCGAAGAAGGGCGACGGGGTGAACTTCTCGATCTTCTTGCGCAGCAGCAGGGCGTTGGTGCACAGGAAGACGTATTTCCTGTGGGACACGAGCTGGCGCACGATCTCGTCGATCTGGGGGTGCATCAGGGGCTCGCCGCCCGCGATGGATACCATCGGCGCGCCGGACTCGAGGACCGCTCCGACCGCCTGGGCGACCGGCATGCGCTGCTTCAGCACGCCCGCCGGGTGCTGGATCTTGCCGCAGCCCTCGCACGCGAGGTTGCAGGCGTAGAGCGGCTCCAGTTCGACGATGAGCGGGAACTTCTCACGCTTGCGCATCTTCTGTTGGAAGAGATACGTCCCTACCCGGATGGTCTGGCGAAGCGGCATGGCCATCTGGCTCACCTCCTGGGGAGCAGCAAAGAACGGTGCCATTCAAAGAAAGCTGGCAATACAGAACGAAGAACACGGAAGGCTGATATTCCCCCGCGTACCGTTCCAATCCGGACCAGCTCATGCTCTGGAGCGTCCACGACCACCCGGACGGCCGCAACCGGACGCGACCGGACGCCGGTGCTCAGCGCGCTGCGCAGGGTGGCCGCGGACTCCATGTCGACCGCGACGGCACCCGTGCCGCGCAGCTGGGACCGCTCCTGGCCCCGTACGACGTGGTCGGAGCCCACCAGCGGGCCGGTGTGCACCGTGCGCCCGGGAACGGCCCGCTCCAGCGCCTTGACCAGCAGTTCCGTGTCCGTGCAGGGGGTGGAGCCACCGGGGCCCCGGGTCTCGTCGGCCACCACCAGGTCGCCCGGGTGCATACCCGGCTCCAGGCCGGCGCAGAAGCCGGACGCCACGACCGCGGCGCCGCGCAGCTCGCCGCCCTCCAGCGCCCGGGCGACGGCCCGCTGGGCGTTCTCCGGCCCCATGCCCGTACGCAGCACCGTCACCGGGCCGGATGCCACGCCGGCGTGGCGGCGGCGTCCGCTGCGCAGGGCGAGCTGTTCGATGCCGAGCGCGCAGGCGATCAGCAGCGGTGGCGCGGCGGGAGCCGGCCCGGGCGGGTGCGCGGAACCGGAGGGCCCCGGTCCTGCCGCCATCAGGCCCCCTTGCCGAGCCGGCCGACCACCGGTTCGCCGTTGACGTACCGGCCGAGCGCGGTCAGCGGGAAGACCTGCCGGTACAGGTGGTAGTTGATGGAGAAGTCCCAGGGGAAGCCGGTGCCGGTGAAGTACGGCTCGTCCCAGGAGCCGTCCTCGGCCTGCGTGTCGGCGAGCCACCGGACGCCCCGCTCCACGGCCTTGGAGTCCCGCTCGCCGGCCGCCAGCAGGGCCAGCAGCGCCCAGGCCGTCTGCGAGGCGGTGGAGGCGCCGTGGCCGATCCACTCCTGCTCCCGGTAGGAGCGCAGGTCCTCGCCCCAGCCGCCGTCGCCGTTCTGGACCGACTCCAGCCAGCCGACCGCACGCCGGATCGCGGGGTGCGAGGTGGGCAGCCCGGCCGCGGTGAGGGCGGGCACCACGGAGCCGGTGCCGTAGATGTGGTTGACGCCCCACCGGCCGAACCAGGCGCCGTTCGCCTCTTGTTCGGCCAGCAGCCAGGCGATCCCCCGGCGGGTGCGCGGGTGGTGGGCCTTGCCCTCGTGCGCCAGCATCTCCACCACGTGCGCGGTGACGTCGGCCGACGGCGGGTCGATGACCTCGCCGAAGTCGCAGAACGGCAGCAGGTTGGGGAAGGGGCTGGTGTTGTCGGCGTCGAAGGCGCCCCAGGCGCCGTCGCGCGACTGCATGCCCGCGGTCCAGTTGGCGCCGCGCCGGACGGCCGCCTCGACCTGCTCCGGGTGCGGGTGCCTGACCCGGCGCAGCGCGAGGATGACCTCGGCGGTGTCGTCGATGTCGGGGTAGTTGTCGTTGTGGAACTCGAACGCCCAGCCGCCCGGGGCGAGTCCGGGCCGGCGCACCGCCCAGTCGCCGGGGCGGACGATCTCCTCGCCCAGCATCCAGTCGGCGGCCTTGACGAGCGCCGGGTGGTCGGGGCGTACCCCGGCGTCAGCGAGGGCGATGACGGCCAGGCAGGTGTCCCAGACGGGTGACTGGCAGGCCTCGACCATCCGGGCGCCGTCGTCGCGCCACACGGCGAACCGGTCGAGGGACTCCAGGCCCGCGCGCATCACCGGATGCTCGAGGTCGTAGCCCAGCAGGTGGAGGGCGATGAGGGAGTACACGGCGGGCGGCTGGATGCCGCCCCAGCAGCCGTCGTTCTCCTGCCGTTCGACGATCCAGCGGGCGGCGGTGTTCATGGCGGCCCTGCGCAGCCACCGCGGGGCGACCCGGTGGTAGGCGTGCAGCGCCTTGTCCAGCCGCTGGAAGGCGCCCTCCCAGCTCCCCGCCGGCGCCAGGGGCCTCGGCGGGTTGGGGACGGCGGGGTCGGTGTGCAGCTCGTCGAGCCGGAAGGGCGCGGGGCGTACGGGGCGCTTGGCGGAGACGACGGTGAGCGGCACGATGGTCTGCCGCGCCCAGCAGCCGAAGTCGTAGATGTTGAGCGGGAACCAGCTGGGCAGGAAGACCAGCTCGGGCGGCAGCTCCGGGAGGTCGTCCCAC
Proteins encoded in this window:
- the shc gene encoding squalene--hopene cyclase, with protein sequence MTATTDGSTGALEPHAPSATRTTTTTTAASDVEDLAARAAQRSIDHLLARQDAEGWWKGDLETNVTMDAEDLLLRQFLGILDEATARAAALHIRGEQREDGTWATFYGGPGVLSATVEAYVALRLAGDAPDEPHMARAAARIREQGGIASARVFTRIWLALFGWWKWDDLPELPPELVFLPSWFPLNIYDFGCWARQTIVPLTVVSAKRPVRPAPFRLDELHTDPAVPNPPRPLAPAGSWEGAFQRLDKALHAYHRVAPRWLRRAAMNTAARWIVERQENDGCWGGIQPPAVYSLIALHLLGYDLEHPVMRAGLESLDRFAVWRDDGARMVEACQSPVWDTCLAVIALADAGVRPDHPALVKAADWMLGEEIVRPGDWAVRRPGLAPGGWAFEFHNDNYPDIDDTAEVILALRRVRHPHPEQVEAAVRRGANWTAGMQSRDGAWGAFDADNTSPFPNLLPFCDFGEVIDPPSADVTAHVVEMLAHEGKAHHPRTRRGIAWLLAEQEANGAWFGRWGVNHIYGTGSVVPALTAAGLPTSHPAIRRAVGWLESVQNGDGGWGEDLRSYREQEWIGHGASTASQTAWALLALLAAGERDSKAVERGVRWLADTQAEDGSWDEPYFTGTGFPWDFSINYHLYRQVFPLTALGRYVNGEPVVGRLGKGA